The following coding sequences lie in one Allochromatium vinosum DSM 180 genomic window:
- the ccoG gene encoding cytochrome c oxidase accessory protein CcoG, giving the protein MNTDPESTAPVSVDALYAEADDWHVNAGGQTIHAKRIPGRWRTIKWAMASVWLIYLLGPYLRWDDRQAVLFDIPNRQYHLFSVTVLPQDFWMLSLLLLFFAILLAVMTALVGRVWCGFFCFQTVWTDVFTWIEERLEGPPAARRKLDAAPMSREKLKLRAIKHGLWLLIGFLTGFSFVAWFTDAPTLWWTFFTGQANGAAYVTVALFTAGTYVLAGFLREQTCFWLCPYARIQGVMLDRSTIVPTYDERRGEPRGRVKREDEGERTTGDCVDCNQCVAVCPTGVDIRRGQQEGCITCALCLDACDQVMDKVGRPRGLIRYASLDELEGRRTSPLWLRPRVWVYVLILGLSLSGILYGLTSLDPLELRVLHERAPLFVLQSDGSIQNKYTLKILNKTHEPLAVTIRATGHESLTLAGAEQPIATAPGGVTPATVFVRIPRQALEAEQQPIVFRIEAERTTGEPAVTERESVFVGPRPRSD; this is encoded by the coding sequence TTGAATACCGATCCTGAATCGACCGCGCCGGTCTCGGTCGACGCGCTCTATGCCGAGGCCGACGATTGGCATGTCAATGCCGGCGGCCAGACCATCCATGCCAAGCGGATACCCGGTCGCTGGCGCACCATCAAGTGGGCCATGGCCTCGGTGTGGCTGATCTATCTGCTCGGTCCCTATCTGCGCTGGGACGACCGGCAGGCGGTGCTGTTCGACATCCCGAATCGCCAATACCATCTGTTCTCGGTCACGGTGCTGCCGCAGGACTTCTGGATGCTGTCGCTGCTGCTGCTGTTCTTCGCCATCCTGCTGGCGGTGATGACGGCGCTCGTCGGGCGCGTCTGGTGCGGGTTCTTCTGCTTCCAGACCGTTTGGACCGATGTCTTCACCTGGATCGAGGAGCGGCTGGAGGGTCCGCCGGCGGCGCGTCGCAAGCTCGACGCGGCGCCGATGAGTCGCGAAAAGCTCAAACTGCGCGCGATCAAGCATGGTCTGTGGCTCCTGATCGGCTTTCTGACCGGATTCAGCTTCGTGGCCTGGTTCACCGACGCGCCGACGCTGTGGTGGACTTTCTTCACCGGTCAGGCCAATGGCGCGGCCTATGTCACGGTCGCGCTCTTCACGGCCGGTACCTATGTCCTGGCCGGATTCCTGCGCGAGCAGACCTGTTTCTGGCTCTGTCCCTATGCGCGCATCCAGGGCGTGATGCTCGACCGCTCGACCATCGTGCCGACCTATGACGAGCGGCGCGGCGAGCCGCGCGGTCGGGTCAAGCGCGAGGATGAAGGCGAGCGAACGACGGGCGATTGCGTCGACTGCAATCAGTGTGTGGCGGTCTGTCCGACCGGGGTCGACATCCGGCGCGGTCAGCAGGAGGGCTGCATCACCTGTGCGCTCTGTCTCGATGCCTGCGATCAGGTCATGGACAAGGTCGGTCGGCCGCGCGGGCTCATCCGCTATGCCTCGCTGGATGAACTCGAAGGACGTCGCACCAGCCCGTTGTGGCTCAGGCCGCGGGTCTGGGTCTATGTCCTCATCCTGGGGCTGTCGCTGTCCGGCATCCTCTATGGCCTGACTTCGCTCGACCCGCTCGAACTGCGGGTGCTGCACGAACGCGCGCCGCTGTTTGTGCTCCAGAGCGATGGCTCGATCCAGAACAAATACACCCTCAAGATTCTCAACAAGACCCATGAGCCGCTGGCCGTGACGATCCGCGCTACGGGGCATGAGTCACTGACGCTCGCCGGTGCCGAACAACCGATCGCGACGGCACCGGGCGGCGTGACGCCGGCGACCGTTTTCGTCCGCATTCCGCGCCAGGCGCTCGAGGCCGAACAGCAGCCGATCGTCTTTCGAATCGAGGCCGAGCGAACGACGGGCGAGCCGGCCGTGACCGAGCGTGAGAGCGTCTTCGTCGGCCCCAGACCGCGCTCCGATTGA
- the ccoN gene encoding cytochrome-c oxidase, cbb3-type subunit I codes for MQASLEQKYNFEIVRWFTIMAVVYLVLGAAFGVYIASELAWPFLNFDSPYLSFGRLRPLHTNTVIFAFGGCTLMATAFYSVQRTCGVRLWSDKLARFTFWGWNAVIVLAVLTLPLGLTQSKEYAELEWPIDILIAVVWLAFTFNFIMTIANRKSSHIYVSNWFFLGMMIMIVYLHVVNSLAIPVGLFKSYSIFSGVQDAMIQWWWGHNAVGFYLTAGFLGIMYYFVPKQAGRPVYSYRLSVIHFWALMFGYVWLGAHHLQYTALPDWTGSLGAAISLAMIIPSWGGAVNGMMTLSGAWDRLRTDYVLRFLIMALAFYAMSTFEGPVMALKSVNALSHYTDWTIGHVHSGALGWVAGISIGAIYHLMTRLYHTEMFSERLINLHFWTATIGTVIYIVAMWVSGIMQGLMWRAYDEYGTLAYTFVESVDAMHPYYAMRAVGGMLFLFGAAVMLFNVLMTVRKSVVEGRLQQARALPAMA; via the coding sequence ATGCAAGCCAGTCTGGAGCAGAAGTACAACTTCGAGATCGTGCGCTGGTTCACGATCATGGCTGTGGTCTATCTGGTGCTGGGCGCGGCCTTCGGCGTCTACATCGCCTCGGAGCTGGCCTGGCCGTTCCTGAACTTCGACAGTCCCTATCTCTCCTTCGGGCGGCTGCGGCCGCTGCACACCAACACCGTCATCTTCGCCTTCGGCGGCTGTACTCTGATGGCCACCGCTTTCTACTCGGTCCAGCGCACCTGCGGGGTGCGGCTCTGGAGCGACAAGCTGGCGCGCTTCACCTTCTGGGGTTGGAACGCGGTCATCGTGCTGGCGGTGCTGACGCTCCCCCTGGGGCTGACCCAGTCGAAGGAATACGCCGAGCTGGAATGGCCGATCGATATCCTGATCGCCGTCGTCTGGCTGGCCTTCACCTTCAACTTCATCATGACCATCGCCAACCGGAAGTCCTCGCACATCTATGTGTCGAACTGGTTCTTCCTCGGCATGATGATCATGATCGTCTATCTGCATGTCGTGAACAGCCTGGCGATCCCGGTCGGACTCTTCAAGTCCTACTCGATCTTCTCCGGGGTGCAGGACGCCATGATCCAGTGGTGGTGGGGTCACAATGCGGTCGGCTTCTATCTGACCGCCGGCTTCCTCGGCATCATGTATTACTTCGTGCCCAAGCAGGCGGGGCGTCCGGTCTATTCCTACCGGCTGTCGGTGATCCACTTCTGGGCGCTGATGTTCGGCTATGTCTGGCTCGGCGCGCATCATCTGCAATACACGGCGCTACCGGACTGGACCGGCTCGCTGGGAGCGGCGATCTCGCTGGCAATGATCATCCCGTCCTGGGGCGGCGCGGTGAACGGCATGATGACGCTGTCCGGCGCCTGGGACCGGCTGCGCACCGACTATGTGCTGCGCTTCCTGATCATGGCGCTGGCCTTCTATGCCATGTCGACCTTCGAGGGGCCGGTGATGGCGCTCAAGAGCGTCAACGCGCTCTCGCATTACACCGACTGGACCATCGGCCATGTGCACTCGGGCGCGCTCGGCTGGGTGGCCGGGATCTCGATCGGCGCCATCTACCATCTGATGACGCGGCTCTATCACACCGAGATGTTCTCCGAGCGCCTGATCAACCTGCATTTCTGGACCGCGACCATCGGCACCGTGATCTACATCGTCGCCATGTGGGTGTCCGGGATCATGCAGGGGTTGATGTGGCGCGCCTATGACGAGTACGGCACCCTGGCCTATACCTTCGTCGAGTCGGTCGATGCCATGCATCCCTATTACGCCATGCGCGCCGTCGGCGGCATGCTGTTCCTGTTCGGCGCGGCGGTGATGCTGTTCAACGTGCTCATGACCGTGCGCAAATCCGTCGTCGAGGGTCGCCTGCAACAGGCGCGCGCCCTCCCGGCCATGGCCTGA
- the ccoP gene encoding cytochrome-c oxidase, cbb3-type subunit III, with the protein MADHNPFPGENNTGHVWDDNIRELKNPPPRWWMQGFWLSILWVIGYSILYPTWPVGDEPTPGVLGWSQIKEYEQGVERIEAKRAQFEDRIRDMTADQILADPGLKQYTLASAKVLFGDNCAACHGSGGQGNPGYPVLADDDWLYGGTTAKLTETITGGRQSLMPAHKTMLTEPEVDTLAHWAVAMAETGGEGGSEAGWNLFRTKGCVACHGQTANGHVVDLPNGDFIGVGAANLRDGIWRFEPGGYESARHTILYGVNQKDAPESRSAVMPAFAEPAGKLSAQDIKKLVVYVHSLGGGM; encoded by the coding sequence ATGGCCGACCATAATCCCTTTCCAGGCGAGAACAACACTGGGCATGTCTGGGACGACAACATCCGCGAGCTGAAAAATCCGCCGCCGCGCTGGTGGATGCAGGGGTTCTGGCTGTCGATCCTGTGGGTCATCGGCTATTCGATCCTCTATCCGACCTGGCCGGTCGGTGACGAGCCGACGCCCGGCGTCCTCGGCTGGAGCCAGATCAAAGAATACGAACAGGGCGTCGAGCGTATCGAGGCCAAGCGCGCTCAGTTCGAGGATCGGATTCGCGATATGACAGCCGATCAGATCCTGGCCGATCCGGGGTTGAAGCAATACACATTAGCCTCGGCCAAGGTGCTGTTCGGCGACAACTGCGCGGCCTGTCACGGCAGCGGCGGGCAGGGCAATCCGGGCTATCCGGTGCTCGCCGACGACGACTGGCTCTATGGCGGCACCACGGCCAAGCTCACCGAGACCATCACGGGCGGGCGTCAGTCGCTGATGCCGGCGCACAAGACCATGCTCACCGAGCCGGAGGTCGATACGCTCGCGCACTGGGCGGTCGCGATGGCGGAGACCGGCGGCGAGGGCGGCAGCGAGGCCGGCTGGAACCTGTTCCGGACCAAGGGGTGCGTGGCCTGTCATGGTCAGACCGCGAATGGGCATGTGGTCGACCTGCCCAATGGCGATTTCATCGGCGTGGGGGCGGCGAATCTGCGCGACGGCATCTGGCGTTTCGAGCCGGGCGGCTATGAGAGCGCGCGTCACACCATCCTGTATGGCGTCAATCAGAAAGACGCCCCCGAAAGCCGAAGCGCCGTGATGCCCGCTTTTGCCGAGCCGGCAGGCAAACTCAGCGCGCAGGACATCAAAAAGCTGGTCGTCTATGTCCATTCGCTCGGTGGCGGGATGTGA
- a CDS encoding FixH family protein, translated as MMTHIQARLQAHLQPNAALRNPWVLGWIGLIVAVLAVNLVMVYLAFATNPGLVNADYYERGRNYERTVLTRQARDPGWLIRADIPASLHAGQTEFIRVFFVDKAGQPVDPEAVTFHAYRPSDAARDFTLTMNREDRGRYVVETAFPLKGVWDTLISARLGEDEFSVSERLTVGAR; from the coding sequence ATGATGACCCACATCCAAGCCCGTCTCCAGGCTCATCTCCAGCCCAACGCGGCCCTGCGCAATCCCTGGGTGCTCGGCTGGATCGGGCTCATCGTCGCGGTGCTGGCCGTCAATCTGGTCATGGTCTATCTGGCCTTCGCGACCAATCCGGGGCTGGTCAACGCCGATTACTACGAGCGTGGGCGGAACTATGAGCGCACCGTCCTGACCCGTCAGGCACGCGATCCGGGCTGGCTGATCCGGGCCGACATCCCGGCGTCGCTGCACGCCGGTCAGACCGAGTTCATCCGCGTCTTCTTCGTCGACAAAGCCGGTCAGCCGGTCGATCCCGAGGCCGTGACCTTCCACGCCTACCGGCCCTCGGATGCCGCGCGCGACTTCACCCTGACCATGAACCGTGAGGATCGCGGGCGCTATGTGGTGGAGACCGCCTTTCCGCTGAAAGGCGTGTGGGACACGCTCATCAGTGCACGTCTGGGTGAGGACGAGTTCAGCGTCAGCGAGCGTCTCACGGTCGGGGCGCGCTAG
- a CDS encoding Smr/MutS family protein, protein MKPTLQDADRQLFREQVEDAEPLSFESAEPFRRRPPPVPRPRPIEAPEGDERVALAESEVTTHDYLLFARPGVQNRVLADLQRGAFPVGLEVDLHGIQAEHARQILAEFLTECTHRRVRCARIIHGKGYGSSGRAPVLKSKVNYWLRLYDQVLAFCSATRRDGGTGAVYVLLRNPNKASRARMD, encoded by the coding sequence ATGAAACCCACACTCCAGGACGCCGACCGTCAGCTCTTCCGCGAACAGGTCGAGGATGCCGAGCCTTTGTCGTTCGAGAGCGCCGAACCCTTCCGCCGCCGCCCGCCGCCAGTGCCGCGTCCACGTCCGATCGAAGCGCCGGAGGGTGACGAGCGGGTCGCACTCGCCGAGTCCGAAGTCACAACCCACGACTATCTGCTCTTCGCGCGCCCCGGCGTCCAGAACCGGGTGCTCGCCGATCTCCAGCGTGGGGCCTTTCCGGTCGGGCTGGAGGTCGATCTGCATGGAATCCAGGCTGAGCACGCGCGTCAGATCCTGGCCGAATTCCTCACCGAGTGCACGCATCGGCGGGTGCGTTGCGCGCGCATCATCCACGGCAAGGGTTATGGTTCCAGCGGACGGGCGCCCGTGCTCAAGAGCAAGGTCAACTACTGGCTCAGACTCTATGATCAGGTTCTGGCCTTCTGTTCAGCGACCCGTCGTGATGGCGGAACCGGAGCGGTCTATGTGCTGCTGCGCAATCCCAACAAGGCGTCCAGGGCGCGCATGGACTGA
- a CDS encoding peptidoglycan DD-metalloendopeptidase family protein: MKRDALDDTRMPVVSSLLGLALTLLIAGCASKSSESLHGRYWSGPVPDGYYLIRSGDSLGLIAQRLGVSQRRLVRWNRLEPPYTIYADTLLRIAPPDVRSSKGVRKPPAPLLAEAPQPAAPSEASTPTDRPEAGRTPVNRTVEQTTKTEPPQATKAAKPRAGSRPAARTPTREGPGSRRGPSGVDWEWPLTGPLVQTYSERDRTRHAIRIGGRSGDQVKAAAEGQVVYSGSGLKGYGNLIIIKHSEKYLSAYGFNRRLLVTEGERVNQGQVVAEVGQGADGAYLLHFEVRRHGQAVDPILYLPARP, from the coding sequence ATGAAGCGTGACGCGCTGGACGACACGCGGATGCCGGTCGTCTCGTCGCTGCTGGGTCTGGCCCTGACGCTGCTGATCGCCGGTTGTGCCTCCAAATCATCGGAGTCGCTCCATGGCCGGTACTGGTCCGGTCCGGTGCCCGATGGCTACTATCTGATCCGAAGCGGCGACAGCCTCGGTCTGATCGCCCAGCGACTCGGTGTCAGTCAGCGTCGACTCGTGCGCTGGAATCGGCTGGAACCGCCTTACACCATCTATGCCGATACCCTGTTGCGGATCGCGCCGCCGGATGTTCGTTCGTCTAAGGGGGTGCGCAAGCCGCCGGCACCGCTCCTCGCGGAAGCGCCGCAGCCGGCCGCCCCGAGCGAGGCGTCCACGCCGACCGACAGGCCTGAAGCGGGTCGGACTCCCGTGAACCGGACCGTCGAGCAGACGACCAAGACCGAACCGCCTCAGGCGACCAAGGCCGCCAAACCGCGGGCCGGATCGCGTCCCGCCGCCAGGACGCCGACACGCGAGGGGCCGGGTAGCCGGCGCGGACCCTCGGGCGTGGACTGGGAATGGCCGCTCACCGGCCCGCTGGTGCAGACCTACAGCGAGCGCGATCGTACCCGACATGCGATCCGCATCGGCGGTCGGTCGGGAGATCAGGTCAAGGCCGCTGCTGAGGGGCAGGTCGTCTACAGCGGGAGTGGACTCAAGGGATACGGCAACCTTATCATCATCAAACACAGTGAAAAGTATCTGAGCGCGTATGGCTTCAACCGCCGGCTGTTGGTCACGGAGGGCGAGCGTGTGAATCAGGGGCAGGTCGTGGCCGAGGTCGGGCAGGGCGCGGATGGCGCCTATCTGCTGCATTTCGAGGTTCGTCGTCATGGTCAGGCCGTTGACCCGATCCTCTATCTGCCCGCGCGCCCTTGA
- the surE gene encoding 5'/3'-nucleotidase SurE, with amino-acid sequence MKILVSNDDGYQSPGLIVLAEALTALGEVVVVAPERDRSGASNSLTLDRPLRAKRMPNGFIQVDGTPTDCVHLALTGLPSIEPDIVVSGINHGQNLGDDVLYSGTVAAATEGRFLGLPSIAVSMASSAPRHLDTAARVAVQLVERLRQNPLESSIILNVNVPDRPYAELAGFKATRLGHRHKAEPIVEARDPRGQPIYWIGPAGPEQDAGPGTDFDAVRSGFVSITPLQVDLTRHSALESLGSWLTGCV; translated from the coding sequence ATGAAAATCCTTGTCAGTAACGACGACGGCTATCAGTCACCCGGTTTGATCGTATTGGCCGAGGCCCTGACGGCCCTGGGCGAGGTGGTCGTCGTGGCCCCGGAACGCGACCGCAGCGGAGCGAGCAACTCGCTCACGCTCGACCGACCGCTACGCGCCAAGCGCATGCCCAACGGTTTCATCCAGGTCGACGGCACACCGACCGACTGTGTGCATCTGGCGCTCACCGGATTGCCCTCGATCGAGCCGGACATCGTAGTCTCCGGCATCAATCATGGCCAGAATCTGGGTGACGACGTGCTCTACTCGGGCACGGTCGCCGCCGCCACCGAGGGGCGCTTCCTGGGACTGCCCTCGATCGCCGTCTCCATGGCTTCGAGTGCGCCCCGGCACCTCGACACCGCCGCGCGCGTGGCGGTCCAGTTGGTCGAGCGTCTGCGTCAGAACCCGCTCGAATCCAGCATCATCCTCAACGTCAATGTTCCCGATCGCCCTTATGCCGAACTCGCGGGCTTCAAGGCCACGCGGCTGGGCCATCGGCACAAGGCCGAACCGATCGTCGAGGCGCGCGACCCGCGCGGTCAGCCGATCTACTGGATCGGGCCGGCCGGCCCCGAACAGGATGCCGGACCCGGCACGGACTTCGACGCCGTGCGCTCGGGCTTCGTCTCGATCACGCCGCTACAGGTCGACCTGACCCGGCATTCCGCCCTGGAGTCGCTCGGTTCCTGGCTGACCGGATGCGTGTAA
- a CDS encoding protein-L-isoaspartate(D-aspartate) O-methyltransferase, producing the protein MTETLLDPGIGMTSRRTRERLIQRLMDAGIDSPEVLRVMRALPRHLFVDEALASRAYEDSALPIGHGQTLSQPYTVARMTQALLEHGTPDTVLEIGTGSGFQTAVLASLVRRVYTVERVGELFERAQERLGALKMRNVRYRHGDGAQGWPEYAPYQAIMVTAAPRGIPRLLAEQLAPGGIMVLPIGEGPRQSLVRLVRHARGGFGHEILEPASFVPLLAGVA; encoded by the coding sequence ATGACCGAGACCCTGCTCGATCCGGGGATCGGCATGACCTCCAGACGCACGCGCGAGCGCCTGATCCAGCGTTTGATGGACGCCGGCATCGACTCGCCCGAGGTGCTGCGCGTGATGCGCGCGCTGCCGCGTCATCTGTTCGTCGACGAGGCGCTCGCCAGTCGTGCCTACGAGGATTCGGCGTTGCCGATCGGACATGGCCAGACCCTCTCCCAGCCCTATACCGTTGCGCGCATGACCCAGGCGCTGCTGGAGCACGGCACACCCGACACCGTGCTGGAGATCGGCACCGGCTCAGGGTTCCAGACCGCCGTTCTGGCTTCGCTGGTGCGGCGCGTCTACACCGTCGAGCGTGTCGGCGAGCTGTTCGAGCGCGCCCAGGAGCGGCTCGGCGCGCTGAAGATGCGCAATGTCCGCTATCGCCACGGCGACGGCGCCCAGGGCTGGCCCGAGTACGCGCCCTATCAGGCCATCATGGTGACCGCCGCACCGCGCGGCATACCACGCTTGCTCGCCGAGCAGCTCGCCCCGGGCGGCATCATGGTGCTGCCGATCGGCGAGGGGCCGCGTCAGAGCCTGGTGCGGCTGGTGCGTCACGCACGCGGCGGCTTCGGTCACGAGATCCTGGAACCGGCCAGCTTCGTGCCCTTGCTGGCTGGAGTCGCCTGA
- a CDS encoding cbb3-type cytochrome c oxidase subunit 3, with protein sequence MNSLIEYFATDWEAMTVNDWIGTILTVVIFLLMILAYFQVFRPKNRESLESRKHIPFEDEDDAPSGDHDGRP encoded by the coding sequence GTGAATAGCCTCATCGAGTATTTCGCGACCGACTGGGAGGCGATGACGGTCAACGACTGGATCGGCACCATCCTGACCGTCGTTATCTTCCTGCTGATGATCCTGGCCTATTTTCAGGTCTTTCGTCCCAAGAACCGGGAGTCGCTCGAATCCAGGAAGCACATCCCGTTCGAGGACGAGGACGACGCGCCCTCCGGAGATCACGATGGCCGACCATAA
- the ccoO gene encoding cytochrome-c oxidase, cbb3-type subunit II — translation MSNRPKVRVKSIQEWMEVNIWALLIATALVLSVGGLVEIVPLFYLKGTMEHNAFPEIVWDKAGKEPIVTFDETGKEQWNWQPGDGVRPYTALELAGRDIYQREGCYLCHSQMIRPFRDEKERYGHYSLASESMFDHPFQWGSKRTGPDLARVGGKYSDDWQRRHLYDPRSLVPESVMPSYPWLDETAADPDMSLRVFGFTLWPAGTGSRMQRHMRGMQQVGVPYTEADIAAAEFLLDGKTEMDALVAYLQVLGTMVKLDDAKAYRE, via the coding sequence ATGAGCAATAGACCCAAGGTTCGTGTCAAGAGCATTCAGGAATGGATGGAGGTCAACATCTGGGCCCTGCTGATCGCCACCGCGCTGGTGCTTTCGGTGGGCGGACTGGTCGAGATCGTGCCCCTGTTCTATCTGAAGGGCACGATGGAGCACAACGCTTTCCCCGAGATCGTCTGGGACAAAGCGGGCAAGGAACCCATCGTCACGTTCGATGAGACCGGCAAGGAGCAGTGGAACTGGCAGCCGGGCGACGGGGTGCGTCCCTACACGGCGCTGGAGCTGGCCGGACGCGACATCTATCAGCGCGAGGGCTGCTATCTCTGTCATTCGCAGATGATCCGGCCCTTCCGCGACGAGAAGGAGCGCTACGGGCATTATTCGCTTGCCTCCGAATCCATGTTCGACCATCCCTTCCAATGGGGCTCGAAGCGGACCGGCCCGGATCTGGCGCGCGTCGGCGGCAAGTATTCCGACGACTGGCAGCGCCGGCATCTGTACGATCCGCGTTCGTTGGTGCCTGAGTCGGTGATGCCCAGCTATCCCTGGCTCGACGAGACGGCGGCTGATCCGGACATGTCGCTGCGGGTGTTCGGCTTCACGCTCTGGCCGGCCGGCACCGGCTCGCGGATGCAGCGTCACATGCGGGGAATGCAACAGGTCGGCGTGCCCTATACGGAGGCCGACATCGCCGCCGCCGAGTTCCTGCTCGACGGCAAGACCGAGATGGACGCCCTGGTGGCCTATCTCCAGGTGCTCGGCACCATGGTCAAGCTCGATGACGCCAAGGCCTATCGTGAATAG
- the rpoS gene encoding RNA polymerase sigma factor RpoS codes for MSSAKDRETPDNLSEIDSESLPLLDGDSDSVASDDSDSEDLKLLDGDSSSVTGERPIEASEADFDATRIYLNEIGESRLLTAEEEIRFARLAQAGDNAARQRMIVCNLRLVVKIARRYLNRGLPLLDLIEEGNLGLIRAVEKFDPERGFRFSTYATWWIRQTIERAIMNQTRTVRLPIHVVKEINIYLKASRQLAQSLDHDPTSEDIAQLLDRPINEVKRMLGLNERITSVDTPYSKDADKPLVDMLQDDGSSDPTERIQDDDIHVNIEHWLGLLNDKQREVVERRFGLHGHENSTLESVARELGVTRERVRQIQMDALRRLRDILESEGFSVESFFK; via the coding sequence ATGTCGAGCGCCAAAGACCGCGAGACCCCTGACAATCTGTCTGAGATCGATAGCGAATCCTTGCCGCTGTTGGATGGGGATTCGGACTCCGTCGCTTCCGATGACTCCGACTCGGAGGATCTCAAGCTGCTCGACGGCGACTCGTCGAGCGTTACTGGGGAGCGCCCTATCGAGGCATCCGAGGCCGATTTCGATGCCACCCGGATCTATCTCAACGAGATCGGTGAGTCCAGGCTCCTGACCGCCGAGGAGGAGATCCGGTTCGCCCGCCTCGCCCAGGCCGGCGACAACGCGGCGCGTCAGCGCATGATCGTGTGCAACCTGCGGCTGGTGGTCAAGATCGCGCGCCGCTATCTCAATCGCGGTCTGCCGCTGCTGGATCTGATCGAGGAAGGCAATCTCGGGCTGATCCGGGCGGTCGAGAAGTTCGACCCTGAGCGCGGCTTTCGCTTCTCGACCTATGCGACCTGGTGGATCCGCCAGACCATCGAGCGCGCCATCATGAACCAGACGCGCACGGTGCGCCTGCCCATCCATGTGGTCAAGGAGATCAACATCTATCTCAAGGCCTCGCGCCAGCTCGCGCAGAGCCTGGACCACGACCCGACCTCCGAGGACATCGCCCAGCTGCTCGACCGTCCGATCAACGAGGTCAAACGGATGCTGGGTCTCAACGAGCGCATCACCTCGGTCGACACGCCCTACAGCAAGGACGCCGACAAGCCCCTGGTCGACATGCTCCAGGACGACGGTTCCAGCGACCCCACCGAGCGCATCCAGGACGACGACATCCACGTCAACATCGAGCACTGGCTCGGTCTGCTCAACGACAAGCAGCGCGAGGTGGTCGAGCGCCGTTTCGGTCTGCACGGCCATGAGAACTCGACGCTCGAAAGTGTCGCGCGCGAGCTGGGCGTCACCCGCGAACGTGTGCGTCAGATCCAGATGGACGCGCTGCGCCGGCTGCGTGATATCCTCGAAAGCGAAGGGTTTTCGGTCGAGTCTTTCTTCAAATAA